The following are encoded in a window of Flavobacteriales bacterium genomic DNA:
- the rodA gene encoding rod shape-determining protein RodA, with translation MRFKSHIFDKVDWWTVLMYAVLVIIGWLNIYAALFNENYELMDFSQKYGRQLIWISIAFLIAIFILFFNWKFFEGFAYLIYVLSLLSLIGVLLFGIEVNGAKSWFDFGFIRIQPAEFAKVACCLALAKFLSRLNMSLEKTKNKIIATALILFPVIFITLQNDTGSALVYSTFILVLYRFGLPATLLIIGIVTTILFVTSIIVSKIVLIVILSVIAIFFFIISSRKLRELIIISSLLAMCIGFIYSVDYAFERVLEPHHVTRIKVLLGQESDPHGSGYNVNQSMIAIGSGGFAGKGYLNGTQTKFNFVPEQSTDFIFCTIGEEWGFIGSTFLLLLYLAFLFRLLYLAERQRSVFSKVFGYGVVSIFFFHIAINVAMTIGLAPVIGIPLPFISYGGSSLWGFTILLFIFLNLDSYRLQVLR, from the coding sequence ATGCGTTTTAAAAGTCACATATTTGATAAAGTTGATTGGTGGACTGTACTAATGTATGCCGTATTAGTCATAATAGGCTGGTTAAATATCTATGCGGCATTATTTAATGAAAACTATGAGCTGATGGATTTCAGCCAAAAGTATGGACGACAATTAATATGGATATCGATAGCCTTCCTAATTGCTATTTTCATTTTGTTTTTTAATTGGAAATTTTTTGAAGGTTTTGCTTATCTAATCTATGTACTCTCTTTACTGAGTCTTATTGGTGTTTTATTATTCGGTATAGAAGTCAATGGTGCCAAATCATGGTTTGATTTTGGCTTCATACGAATACAACCTGCTGAATTTGCTAAGGTGGCTTGTTGCCTAGCCTTAGCGAAGTTTTTAAGTAGATTAAATATGAGCTTAGAAAAAACGAAAAATAAAATCATAGCAACAGCTTTAATCCTATTCCCCGTTATCTTTATCACTTTACAAAATGATACTGGCTCAGCTCTTGTTTACTCGACTTTTATATTAGTACTTTATCGCTTTGGGCTACCAGCTACTTTACTCATTATAGGCATAGTTACTACCATTTTATTTGTAACATCTATCATTGTTTCTAAAATTGTACTAATTGTAATTTTATCGGTTATAGCTATTTTCTTTTTTATAATCTCTAGTAGAAAACTTCGTGAACTAATAATTATTTCTTCTTTATTGGCTATGTGTATAGGATTTATATACAGCGTAGATTATGCCTTTGAACGTGTTTTAGAACCTCATCATGTAACGAGAATAAAAGTATTATTAGGACAAGAAAGCGACCCTCACGGCTCTGGCTATAATGTCAATCAATCCATGATAGCAATAGGCTCTGGAGGTTTTGCAGGAAAAGGATACTTAAATGGCACACAAACAAAATTCAATTTTGTTCCTGAACAAAGCACAGACTTTATTTTCTGCACAATTGGAGAGGAATGGGGATTTATTGGCAGTACGTTTTTGCTATTACTATACCTAGCGTTTCTCTTTCGTTTACTTTACTTAGCTGAACGGCAACGCTCAGTATTTAGTAAAGTTTTTGGCTATGGTGTAGTGAGTATATTTTTCTTTCATATCGCTATTAATGTAGCCATGACAATAGGTCTAGCGCCTGTTATTGGAATTCCATTACCATTTATTAGCTACGGCGGCTCATCACTTTGGGGCTTTACGATTTTATTATTTATTTTTCTCAACCTAGACTCGTACAGACTTCAAGTGTTGAGATAA
- the mrdA gene encoding penicillin-binding protein 2 has protein sequence MKRYENRTYIIGGFFGLVILIFIIRLFSIQVIDDSFKTSSENNVIRKQTDYPRRGLIYDRNKELIVYNEAAYDLMITPKQAISLDTALICSLLEIDTLNLMKRIEKARNYSMYKASVLMKQISVETYTKLQENMFLMPGFFVQTRTLRKYPYSTASHLLGYVGEVNERIVKSNPYYKEGDYIGVSGIEKAYEDKLRGQKGVKLLLKDVHNNIKGSFNDGKFDIKSKPGKDLQSSIDIFLQNYGESLMKNKRGSIVALEPSTGEILCLISSPNYDPNILVGRKRSENYLILNEDTINKPLFNRASLAQYPPGSTFKLINALIGLQEKVIYSGSKFNCDEGYVYGEEKRKMKCHPHRSPLNLIESISNSCNAYFCNVYRAIIEKYPNTYEGYEVWRNYVTSFGLGNWLNNDLPTGQKGFVPTPNFYDRIYGKNRWKSLTNLSLSIGQDALLTTPIQMANMTAAIANRGYYYTPHIVKSIENDSIDDRFRKPIRTMVDSSLFEIVIKGMQEVVEDEELGTSNIAKMENITVCGKTGTAQNPHGEDHSIFIGFAPKDNPKIALAVYVENGGWGSTWAVPIASLMIEKYLNDTIQRDWLEKKIVEGVIEY, from the coding sequence GTGAAAAGGTACGAAAATAGAACGTATATCATTGGTGGTTTTTTTGGACTAGTCATACTCATTTTCATTATTCGTTTATTTTCAATTCAAGTAATAGATGATAGCTTTAAAACATCATCAGAAAACAACGTAATCAGAAAACAAACAGACTACCCAAGGAGAGGACTTATTTATGATAGGAATAAAGAGCTTATCGTATATAATGAAGCGGCTTATGACCTTATGATTACCCCAAAACAAGCCATATCTTTAGACACAGCTCTCATTTGCTCCTTGTTAGAAATTGACACTCTCAATCTAATGAAGCGAATAGAAAAGGCTAGAAATTATTCTATGTATAAAGCTAGTGTATTGATGAAGCAAATATCTGTCGAAACCTATACCAAGTTACAAGAGAATATGTTTTTGATGCCTGGCTTTTTTGTACAAACAAGAACCTTAAGAAAATACCCTTACTCAACGGCTAGTCATTTGCTAGGCTATGTGGGAGAAGTCAACGAAAGAATTGTCAAAAGTAATCCCTACTACAAAGAAGGGGACTATATAGGAGTTAGTGGTATAGAGAAAGCTTATGAAGATAAACTTAGAGGACAAAAAGGTGTCAAACTACTTTTAAAAGACGTACATAACAATATTAAAGGAAGCTTTAATGATGGTAAGTTTGATATCAAATCTAAACCAGGCAAAGACCTTCAGTCTTCGATAGATATTTTTTTGCAAAACTACGGCGAGTCTTTAATGAAAAATAAAAGAGGGAGTATTGTTGCCTTAGAACCCTCAACAGGCGAAATTCTATGTCTAATATCGTCACCCAATTACGACCCTAATATCTTAGTTGGAAGAAAGCGATCAGAAAACTATTTGATTTTAAATGAAGATACCATAAATAAGCCTCTTTTTAATAGAGCTTCTTTGGCGCAATATCCACCAGGTTCAACATTTAAATTGATAAATGCATTGATAGGGCTTCAAGAAAAGGTCATATATTCTGGAAGTAAATTTAATTGTGATGAAGGTTATGTGTATGGTGAGGAAAAGCGTAAAATGAAGTGCCACCCGCACCGTTCTCCTTTGAATCTTATTGAATCTATTTCAAATTCGTGTAATGCCTATTTCTGTAATGTCTACAGAGCAATTATTGAAAAATACCCCAATACATACGAGGGCTATGAAGTATGGCGAAACTATGTCACGAGCTTTGGATTAGGTAATTGGCTTAATAATGACTTACCGACAGGTCAAAAAGGCTTTGTGCCTACTCCAAATTTTTACGATAGAATTTATGGTAAAAATCGTTGGAAATCATTAACTAATTTATCCCTTTCCATCGGGCAAGATGCTTTGCTAACCACTCCCATACAAATGGCAAATATGACTGCAGCAATAGCCAACAGAGGTTATTATTACACGCCACATATCGTTAAAAGCATTGAAAATGATAGCATAGATGATAGATTTAGAAAACCCATTCGTACTATGGTAGATTCCTCTCTATTCGAAATAGTGATAAAGGGAATGCAAGAGGTTGTAGAAGATGAGGAATTAGGAACATCTAATATCGCTAAAATGGAAAATATTACGGTATGTGGTAAAACTGGAACTGCACAAAATCCACACGGAGAAGACCACTCCATATTTATTGGATTTGCCCCAAAAGATAATCCTAAAATTGCTTTGGCAGTTTATGTAGAAAATGGAGGTTGGGGCTCAACTTGGGCCGTTCCTATTGCTAGTCTAATGATAGAGAAGTACCTCAACGACACTATTCAAAGAGATTGGTTGGAGAAAAAAATTGTGGAAGGAGTAATTGAATATTAA
- the mreC gene encoding rod shape-determining protein MreC, whose protein sequence is MRNLLELINKHNHLLLFILLESFALFLIVQNSQFHKAAFLNSTNGVTANSFAVISNIREYFSLKKTNDLLLLENAKLKSLISYQNTDTIRSTDPYQYISATIINNSVAKANNYLTLDKGEIDGIKKGMGVISERGVIGIVKETSKRYSTVLSILHSQSKLSVAIKKNNHFGSLQWDGKSYKKARIYDIPSHVKLTIGDTIITSGFSHIFPSKIDLGLISEIDTENDDKFHKIKMTFIEDLKQLRYVNVCESLNKNEKINLEKSLDE, encoded by the coding sequence ATGCGTAACCTATTAGAGTTAATAAATAAACACAATCATTTACTCTTATTCATTCTTTTAGAAAGTTTTGCCTTATTTCTTATCGTTCAAAACAGTCAATTTCACAAGGCCGCATTTTTAAATTCAACTAATGGCGTAACGGCAAATAGTTTTGCTGTAATTAGTAATATTAGAGAATACTTTTCACTAAAGAAGACTAACGATTTACTCCTATTAGAGAATGCGAAATTAAAAAGTCTTATTAGCTATCAAAACACAGATACTATAAGAAGCACAGACCCTTATCAATACATTTCAGCAACTATCATAAATAACTCTGTGGCAAAGGCCAATAATTATTTAACCCTAGACAAAGGTGAAATCGATGGTATAAAAAAAGGCATGGGCGTTATCTCTGAAAGAGGTGTTATTGGTATAGTTAAAGAAACCTCAAAACGTTACAGTACGGTACTATCAATTTTACATAGCCAAAGCAAACTAAGTGTAGCAATCAAAAAAAACAACCATTTTGGTTCTTTACAGTGGGATGGAAAAAGCTATAAAAAAGCTCGTATATACGATATCCCATCACATGTAAAGTTAACTATTGGTGACACTATAATAACAAGTGGTTTTTCTCATATTTTTCCTTCAAAAATAGACCTTGGTCTAATAAGCGAAATTGACACAGAGAATGACGATAAATTCCATAAAATAAAAATGACTTTCATTGAAGATTTGAAACAATTGAGGTATGTCAATGTGTGTGAGTCTTTAAATAAAAATGAAAAGATTAATTTAGAAAAATCCCTAGATGAATAA
- the purH gene encoding bifunctional phosphoribosylaminoimidazolecarboxamide formyltransferase/IMP cyclohydrolase produces the protein MNKHIQPKNALISVFYKDGLAPIVEQLNRLGVNIYSTGGTQTFIEELGVNVQRVEDLTSYPSILGGRVKTLHPKVFGGILSRRELESDNNQLVEYDIPEFDIVIVDLYPFEETVASGADEQSIIEKIDIGGISLIRAAAKNFKDVMVISSRADYVEFHDILKDKDGTEIQDRRRFASKAFNISSHYDSAIFTYFDDGNTAFKFSMPNANSLRYGENPHQKGTFYGDLEGFFEQLNGKALSYNNLLDVDAAIHLISEFEDTTFAILKHNNACGIASRDNLKDAYKAALAGDPISAFGGILVCNVELDEQTAQEINTLFCEIIIAPSYQKEAVEILKSKKNRIILVQKESKLPNRQFRTILNGVLEQDKDVAIDRAEGMKTVTKEEPTAQHLTDLEFASKVCKNTKSNAIVLVKDKQLLASGVGQTSRVDALNQAIEKAKHFGFDLEGCVMASDAFFPFADCVEIAHQSGIKAVVQPGGSIKDNLSIDYCDENKMVMVMTGTRHFKH, from the coding sequence ATGAACAAACACATTCAGCCCAAAAATGCATTAATATCTGTTTTTTACAAAGATGGATTAGCCCCTATCGTTGAACAACTCAACCGATTAGGAGTAAATATTTACTCTACAGGAGGTACTCAAACATTTATTGAAGAACTTGGAGTAAATGTCCAAAGAGTAGAAGACCTCACTTCATACCCCTCTATATTAGGAGGTAGAGTAAAAACACTACACCCTAAAGTTTTTGGTGGCATTTTAAGTCGCCGTGAGTTAGAATCTGATAATAATCAACTAGTGGAATATGACATTCCAGAGTTTGATATTGTTATTGTTGACCTCTACCCTTTTGAAGAAACTGTTGCTTCTGGTGCTGACGAACAATCAATCATAGAAAAAATTGACATCGGTGGCATCTCCTTAATTCGAGCAGCAGCCAAAAACTTCAAAGATGTAATGGTCATTTCTTCGAGAGCTGATTATGTAGAATTTCATGATATTCTAAAAGATAAAGATGGCACCGAAATTCAAGACAGAAGACGCTTTGCATCAAAAGCTTTTAACATTTCATCGCACTACGATTCTGCTATTTTTACATATTTCGATGATGGCAATACAGCCTTCAAATTCAGTATGCCTAATGCTAATAGCTTGAGGTATGGAGAAAACCCACATCAAAAAGGCACATTTTATGGTGACCTTGAAGGCTTTTTCGAACAACTCAATGGCAAAGCACTTTCTTATAATAATTTACTCGACGTAGATGCCGCAATACATCTCATCTCTGAATTTGAAGATACCACATTTGCCATCTTAAAACACAATAATGCTTGTGGTATTGCCTCAAGGGATAACTTAAAAGATGCCTACAAGGCTGCTCTAGCTGGAGACCCTATTTCAGCCTTTGGCGGCATACTAGTTTGTAATGTAGAACTTGATGAGCAAACAGCCCAAGAAATCAACACTTTATTCTGCGAAATCATTATTGCTCCGTCCTATCAAAAAGAAGCTGTAGAAATCTTGAAATCCAAGAAAAATCGCATTATATTAGTGCAGAAGGAATCTAAGCTACCAAATAGACAGTTTCGAACTATTTTAAATGGTGTTTTAGAACAAGATAAAGATGTAGCCATCGACCGAGCTGAAGGTATGAAGACGGTGACAAAAGAAGAGCCAACAGCACAACATTTGACAGACCTAGAGTTTGCTAGTAAAGTTTGTAAAAACACCAAGTCAAATGCTATCGTTCTTGTAAAAGACAAGCAGCTATTGGCAAGTGGTGTAGGTCAGACCTCTAGAGTTGACGCCTTAAATCAAGCAATTGAAAAAGCCAAGCATTTTGGTTTTGATTTAGAGGGCTGTGTGATGGCTTCAGACGCTTTCTTTCCTTTTGCAGATTGTGTAGAAATTGCACATCAATCAGGTATTAAAGCAGTGGTTCAACCTGGTGGATCTATAAAAGACAATTTATCCATTGACTACTGCGACGAAAACAAAATGGTCATGGTAATGACTGGAACAAGACATTTTAAACACTAA
- a CDS encoding ABC transporter permease: MILLRIFLESFRFAWHAIVSNKLRTFLSLLGVTIGILAVITVFTIVDSLEKNVRDSINKLGSDVIYIQKWPWGASDGGEYKWWDFMSRPEVEISEMKKLAAKSKKAEAIAFMISANRTLKYLNNSVEGVDVMAVSYDWKSIRSFDLAYGRYFTEQEIDGAKNYVILGHTIALSLLNNLDNVGEVIKIKGEKATVIGVFSKEGEDITGNSLDDAVVVPVTFGYKLMNKRWSNPTIIAKAKTDVSNEELRYELTGVMRSLRRLKPKMSDNFAMNEISLISSQLDSLFSVIGLAGWIIGGFSILVGGFGIANIMFVSVKERTKQIGIQKSLGAKNSFILYQFLFESIFLCLIGGILGLTLVFLLTQLVTNFLDFSIDLTLENIALGLSVSAIIGIISGIVPALSASKLDPVEAIRR, from the coding sequence ATGATTTTACTGCGTATTTTTTTAGAAAGTTTTCGTTTTGCCTGGCATGCCATCGTTAGTAATAAATTGAGAACTTTTTTGTCTTTGCTAGGTGTAACCATCGGCATATTAGCAGTTATTACCGTATTTACAATTGTTGATTCTTTGGAGAAAAACGTCCGTGATAGCATCAACAAATTAGGAAGTGACGTCATTTATATTCAAAAATGGCCTTGGGGTGCTAGCGATGGTGGTGAATACAAGTGGTGGGATTTTATGAGTAGGCCAGAGGTAGAAATTAGTGAAATGAAAAAGTTAGCCGCTAAGTCTAAAAAAGCAGAGGCTATTGCCTTTATGATTAGTGCAAATAGAACACTCAAATACCTTAATAATAGTGTCGAAGGGGTAGATGTTATGGCAGTTTCATACGATTGGAAGTCGATTCGAAGTTTTGACTTGGCTTATGGTAGATATTTTACTGAGCAAGAAATTGATGGGGCAAAAAACTATGTCATATTAGGTCATACCATAGCACTTTCCTTGTTGAATAATTTAGACAATGTGGGAGAGGTTATTAAGATTAAGGGTGAAAAAGCTACTGTTATTGGTGTTTTTTCTAAGGAGGGAGAAGATATTACTGGCAACTCTTTAGATGATGCTGTTGTTGTACCTGTTACTTTTGGATATAAACTAATGAACAAGCGATGGAGCAATCCCACTATTATTGCAAAAGCAAAAACTGATGTTTCTAATGAGGAGTTAAGGTATGAGCTCACCGGTGTTATGCGTTCGCTGAGGAGACTTAAGCCCAAAATGTCGGACAACTTTGCTATGAATGAAATAAGTTTGATAAGTAGTCAGCTAGATAGTTTGTTTTCAGTAATTGGTTTAGCTGGTTGGATAATAGGAGGGTTTTCTATTTTAGTAGGGGGCTTTGGAATTGCAAATATTATGTTTGTTTCTGTCAAAGAAAGAACTAAACAAATAGGCATACAGAAATCACTAGGGGCAAAGAACAGTTTTATCTTATATCAGTTTTTGTTTGAATCTATCTTTTTGTGTTTAATTGGAGGCATTCTAGGTTTGACTTTAGTCTTTTTACTGACTCAGTTAGTGACTAATTTTCTAGATTTTTCTATTGATTTAACCCTTGAAAATATTGCTTTAGGTTTGAGTGTATCTGCAATAATTGGTATAATCTCGGGTATTGTTCCAGCATTATCGGCATCAAAACTTGACCCTGTTGAGGCCATAAGAAGGTAG
- a CDS encoding rod shape-determining protein, which produces MGFFDFMTQEIAIDLGTANTLIIHNDKVVVDEPSIVAKDIILNKVVAIGKKAQQMHGKTHRTIETIRPLKDGVIADFSAAEQMIRGMIKMIPRRKSIFSPSLKMVVCIPSGITEVEKRAVKDSAEHAGAKEVFLIHEPMAAAIGIGVDVLEPKGNMIIDIGGGTSEIAVISLGGIVTDRSIRVAGDNFTTDIRIYMRNHHNIDIGERMAEKIKINVGAALQELEEPPVNFAVHGRDLMSGIPKEIIVTYKEIARALDQTISQIEQAVLAALGQTPPELSADIYNTGIYLTGGGSMLRGLDKRISLKTKLPVYVAEDPLRAVARGTGIALKNTENFPFLIR; this is translated from the coding sequence ATGGGTTTTTTCGATTTTATGACACAAGAGATTGCTATTGATTTAGGTACAGCAAACACTCTTATCATTCACAACGACAAAGTAGTTGTTGATGAGCCCTCAATTGTAGCTAAAGATATTATCCTAAATAAAGTTGTTGCTATAGGTAAGAAAGCCCAGCAAATGCATGGTAAAACCCACAGAACTATAGAAACCATTAGGCCACTGAAAGATGGTGTTATTGCTGATTTCTCTGCTGCAGAACAAATGATAAGAGGTATGATTAAAATGATACCTCGAAGAAAAAGTATATTCTCACCATCATTAAAAATGGTAGTCTGTATTCCTTCTGGTATTACAGAAGTAGAAAAAAGAGCGGTAAAAGATTCTGCTGAACATGCTGGAGCAAAAGAAGTATTTCTTATTCATGAACCTATGGCAGCAGCTATTGGTATCGGTGTAGATGTTCTTGAACCAAAAGGTAATATGATTATTGATATAGGCGGTGGTACTTCAGAAATTGCTGTCATTTCATTAGGGGGTATTGTTACCGATAGGTCTATTCGTGTAGCAGGTGATAACTTCACTACGGATATACGTATTTATATGAGGAATCATCACAATATAGATATTGGTGAACGTATGGCAGAAAAAATAAAAATAAATGTTGGTGCTGCTCTTCAAGAATTAGAAGAACCACCAGTAAATTTTGCTGTTCATGGTAGAGATTTGATGAGTGGTATTCCAAAAGAAATTATCGTTACTTACAAAGAAATTGCTAGAGCTTTAGACCAAACTATTTCGCAGATAGAACAAGCTGTACTTGCTGCCTTAGGTCAAACACCTCCTGAGCTTTCTGCCGACATTTACAATACTGGTATTTACCTTACTGGTGGAGGATCTATGCTCAGAGGACTTGACAAACGTATATCTTTAAAAACTAAACTGCCAGTTTATGTCGCTGAAGACCCGCTTAGAGCAGTAGCTAGAGGCACAGGAATTGCATTGAAGAATACTGAAAACTTCCCATTTTTAATTCGATAA
- the mreD gene encoding rod shape-determining protein MreD: MNNVTIRHSVRFILFIFLQVFIFNNILFMGYINPYVYLLFIILLPFNKSNKNLTLFIALGTGLIIDAFQNSMGMHAFTCVLIAYVRTPILYRLVPQLKNKSQTMIEFSMKEFGVQICVIYTTLLVFIHHLVLFTIEAFRFDIGNILLRTIASALITSILLIIFQFLNSRNTLK; this comes from the coding sequence ATGAATAATGTAACGATAAGACATAGCGTTCGATTTATACTATTTATTTTCTTACAAGTATTCATCTTTAACAACATCCTTTTTATGGGATATATCAATCCCTATGTTTATCTTCTTTTTATCATATTATTACCCTTCAATAAGTCAAACAAAAATTTAACCCTATTCATAGCTCTAGGTACAGGGCTTATTATTGACGCTTTTCAAAACTCTATGGGAATGCATGCTTTTACATGTGTATTAATTGCTTATGTGCGTACCCCTATACTTTATAGACTAGTCCCTCAACTGAAAAACAAATCTCAAACTATGATTGAGTTTTCAATGAAAGAATTTGGCGTTCAGATTTGTGTGATATATACTACCCTACTAGTATTTATACATCATTTGGTATTGTTTACTATTGAAGCTTTTAGATTCGATATTGGTAATATTTTACTACGTACAATAGCTAGTGCTTTAATCACTTCTATCTTGCTAATCATCTTCCAATTTTTAAATTCTAGAAATACATTGAAGTGA